A single region of the Nicotiana sylvestris chromosome 6, ASM39365v2, whole genome shotgun sequence genome encodes:
- the LOC138871518 gene encoding uncharacterized protein — translation MYSLKYIFQKPMPTGRLAKWQILLTEFDIFHVTHTAMKAQTLADHVAENPVDDEYEPLSTYIQDEEVNSVELIPEDTNVWKMFFDGAVNAKGVGIGAILISPTSQHYPTTARLRFFCMNNTAEYEACIMGINMAVDLDVGELLILGDSDLIIRQAQGEWETQDIKLIPYRQHVENRSKWFKSVEFRYISRFHNELADALATLAYILSYPGNVHNDPLEIQIRERHGYCSAIEMEPYVQPWYHDMKRFLKTKEYPEWASGDRKRTIRRLASSFF, via the coding sequence ATGTAttctctgaagtacatattccaaaaaccaatgcccacgggaaggttagcaaaatggcaaatcctgctcactgaGTTTGACATTTTCCATGTCACCCACACGGCGATGAAAGCTCAAACCTTGGCGGATCATGTAGCTGAGAACCCAGTTGATGATGAATATGAACCCCTAAGTACTTACATTCAGGAcgaggaagtaaattcagttgaaTTAATTCCAGAAGACACCAAtgtttggaaaatgttctttgatggagctgtaaatgcaaaaggtgtcgggattggggcaattttaatTTCGCCCACTAGTCAGCACTATCCGACCACAGCCCGGCTTCGGTTCTTCTGTATGAACAATACTGcggagtatgaagcttgcatcatgggCATAAACATGGCAGTTGATCTGGATGTTGGAGAATTGTTAATcttgggagattctgacttgatcaTTCGacaagcccaaggcgaatgggagaCTCAAGACATCAAACTAATCCCatacaggcaacatgtggaaaATCGTAGCAAATGGTTCAAGTCCGTCGAGTTCAGGTATATTTCACGATTCCACAATGAGTTAGCTGATGCACTAGCTACTTTGGCCTATATATTGTCGTATCCGGGCAATGTTCATAATGACCCGTTGGAAATCCAAATTcgagaaaggcatggttattgtaGCGCAATTGAAATGGAACCAtatgttcagccatggtatcatgatatgaaaaggtttttgaaaacaaaggaatatcctGAGTGGGCCAGTGGAGATCGAAAGAGAACTATTAGAAGGCTTGCCAGCAGTTTCTTTTGA